GCCCTGTAAAATACTGGCTCTCCCCTTGCCTCTCCGCCTGACGTCGCACCTCATTCGCCGCCCGCGAAAATGCTGATTTATCGGCATAATCAGGATCACGGCGAGCCCTGCGCTCCCTCTTCTTGGTAGCGGCATTCGGGTCTGAGTCGCGCCGGACCTTCTGCTTCCGGCGCTCTTCCTCGATATTCACGTGATATCTCGCAAGCTGTCTCAGCCTCGCACACTCACAACAACTTCCGTTGACCTCCAGACGTTCCGATAAATGCCCATTTTTGCATGGACTACCTGTGAAGTATCGCTTCAAGCCTTGCGTGCGAGCTGCGGCTCGGGAAACTATTTCCATCGATCATTTGTGAATGGCCAATAAGTCAGAAGTTTACGCCTTTTTACTATTGGGCGTCCGCTGCGGCTTTCACGGCGTCGTAGGCGACGATGCAGGCTTGCAGGCCAGTGATGGCGCCGTCCCGGGTCTGCCGCAGCCATTCAAGATCTGCTGCAGCTCGTCCGTCGAGATCAACTCGGACCGGGCCTCCCGGATCCACGCCGGCAGCGGCGGCACCTTCACCTTGCTCGGCCGCAGCAGCCGGACAGGCGCTGGCGACGGCGACTGACATCCGGCGACGGCCAGCAGCAAGATCAGACTGCAGAGCAGTCGAACGTTCTTTTTCATGGGACAGCTCCGATTGAAGTTTGGCCAGGTGCGCCAGGGCGTCGTCGAGCGCGACCTGGGCGGCGCGCACGAGCGCGTTGACGCGGTCCAGCTCGGCCTTTGCCTGGGCGTCGCGTTGGCGGTCGATCGCGTCGCGGCGCGACCCTTCCATGGCGATGCCGGCGCCGATCAGGTGCGCGCGGTATGCCAGCGCGCCGGCGGCGACCGCGGCGCACAGCGCCAATATGGCGGCCCAGCGCGACACGCCC
The genomic region above belongs to Massilia forsythiae and contains:
- a CDS encoding lysis system i-spanin subunit Rz codes for the protein MIAAILARLGVSRWAAILALCAAVAAGALAYRAHLIGAGIAMEGSRRDAIDRQRDAQAKAELDRVNALVRAAQVALDDALAHLAKLQSELSHEKERSTALQSDLAAGRRRMSVAVASACPAAAAEQGEGAAAAGVDPGGPVRVDLDGRAAADLEWLRQTRDGAITGLQACIVAYDAVKAAADAQ